The window GACGAGCGCACGCTGCGCGAGTCGTGCGCCAGCGTGCTCGAAATGGACGGCTTCAACATCACCGTCATCGGCCGCGGGGAAGAGGCGCTGGAAGCGGTCAAGCGCCGCAAGTTCGACATCATGCTGGTGGATCTGTACATGTCGCAGGTCAACGGCATGGAGCTCCTCCGTGCGGCCCTCCAGCACCATCGCGACACCATCGTGGTGGTCATGACCGGCAACCCGAGCGTGACCAGCAGCATCGAGGCGCTCCGCGCCGGCGCCTGGGACTACCTCCCCAAGCCCTTCTCCGCGACTCATTTGCAGGTCCTGATCGGCCGCGCCTCCCACGCGGTGATGGTGACCCGGGAGACCCACGACCTCCGGGCCCAGCTGATGGCGCAGTCCGGCATGGGCGAGAAGTTCCACATGATCGGGGTGTCGCCCAGCTTCCGTAAAGCCGTCGATTTGGCGCGGAAGGTGGCCGGCACCGACGCCTCCGTGCTCATCAGCGGTGAGAGCGGCACCGGCAAGGAGCTCATTGCGCAGTTCATTCACCACCACAGCCGGCGGGCCAGCCGGCAGCTGGTGCCGATCAACGCCGCCGCGCTGCCGGAACCGCTCCTCGAGAGCGAGATGTTCGGGCACCGGAAGGGCGCCTTCACCGGCGCCGACCGCGACAAGCCCGGCCTCCTCGAGACCGCCAACGGCGGGACGCTCTTCCTCGACGAGCTGACCGAAATGCCGATGTCGCTGCAGGCCAAGCTGCTCCGCGTCATCCAGGACGGCGTGGTGCGGCGGGTCGGCTCCGAGCAGGCCGACGCGGTGGTGGACGTGCGGTTCGTTTCGGCTATGAACCGCGATCCCGAGGAAGCGGTCAAGCAGGGGCTCCTCCGCGAGGACCTCTACTACCGGCTCCGCGTGGTGCCGATCAAGCTCCCGCCGCTCCGGAAACGGCTCGAGGACATTCCGATCCTGGCCACGCACTTCCTGACCCACTACTGGCAGCGCCACCGGCAGGCCGGCGATCGCGCCCCGCGCCTCAGCGAGGATGCCATGGCATTCCTCCGCAGCCGCCCCTGGAAGGGGAATGTGCGCGAGTTGCAGAATGTCATCGAGCATGTGGCGGTGCTGGCCGAGCCGGAGCACCTGATCCAGCCCGACGAGATTCCGATCTATGACGACGCGACCGACTGGCCGGCGGAGAGTGCCGCGATGCCCAGTGGCGTGATGGACGAAGGATTCCACAGCGCGAAGGACCGGATCATTGCCCACTTCGAGCGGGAGTACCTGACCCGCCTGGTGGGCCGCGCTGGCGGAAACATGTCGAAGGCGGCGCGCCTCGCCAGCATCGACCGGACGACGCTCTACCGTCTAATGGATAAACATTCGTTCCAGCGCAGCGACCTCGATGGAAGCAGTGCGTGAGTAAGGACCCGCTGACCGCCTCACCCCCCGCCATCCCCGACGCCTCCCTCGGTGGCGTGGATGACCGCCTCTGGGTGGCGCTCGAGCGCGCCGCCAGCAGGGTCACCGCCGAATGGCGCCTCCTCTCGGAGGATGCGGTTTCGGCGGAGGAGGCCGGGGCGGGGCTGGCGCACCTGCTGGGCGGGATGCTCCGCATCGCCATGAACGAGGAGCCGGACGTCGAGGCGCTGCCTCGGTCGGTCCTCGGGCGCCGGTTGCTCGCGGTGCTCCGGCGGCATTTTGTGAAGGAAGCCCGTGCGCTGGAGCAGATGCCCGACGCCGGTCAACTGCTCACCGTATTCGCCTGCTTCGAGAGACTCTACACCTACCTCGAGTCGGACTGGTCGAAGCGCTTCGCCGAGCGGATGGGTGGGGCGGGGGGCCTGGAACTCGTGGTGGAAGTGGCGCACGACTTCCGGAGCCCGCTGACATCGATCCTCTTCCTGGCGGAGACGCTCAAGCACGGGCGCTCAGGGCCGGTCACCCCCCTGCAGGAGCGGCAGCTCGGCCTCATCTACAGCGCCGCGTTCGGCCTGAGCGGCGTGGCGTCCGACGTGGTGGAACTCGCTCGCGGGGGCGATCGCCTTGTGGAACTCGAGCCGACGCCCTTTTCGCTGGCCGACATCTTCGAGTCGGTGCGCGACATCACCGAACCGATCGCGGTGGAGAAGGGCCTCGAGATTCGCCTGGTGGCACCGGAGTCCGACCTCCGGATCGGGCATCCGGTGGCGCTCTCTGCGTACTCCTCAACCTCCTCAGCACCAACGCCCCTCAAGTTCACTGACGAGGGTGTGGTGGAGGTTGGGGGGCGCAGGCTCGAAGGCGACGCCCTGGAGTTCTGGGTGCAGGACCTGGTCGGGATTCCTCCTGCGTCGATGGTCTCCTCTATGAGCCGTCCCGCCGCCGCCAGCGTCCCGGCGAGTATGCCTTTCCGGCTCCGGCCTCGGCCTTCCATCTGCCGGAAGCTGATCGAGGTGATGAAGAGTTGAAGGTCGATTCCGAGGAGGGGAAGGGGACACGATTCCACTTTACGATCGAGCTTCCTGCCGCGGCTCGGTGATATTGTCGTCACCCCCGGCCCCCGGCTTTCGCCGGGGCAGGGTCGCCGGGGTCCAGTACAGCCTCCCCTGCCTCCCCACCGCCCAGCCGCCCTGTCGCCCTGTCGCCCCGCCGCCCCGCCGCCCCGCCGCCCCGCCGCCCCGCCGCCCCGCCGCCCCGCTGCCCCCCCTGCACTGCTATATTTTACGGTTCCATCACTTTGGAGCCCTAGTCGTGCCTACCAGCCATCTCGCCACCCTCTTCCAGGAACGGGTGCAGGCGCATCCCGACCGGGAACTGGTGGTGCATGGCGGGGTGCGGCTGAGCTACGCCGAGGTGGATCGGCAGGCGGCAGGGCTGGCGGCATCGCTGGAGGAGCTGGGGGTTGGGGCGGGGGATACGCTGGCCGTGGACCTCCCCAATTGGCCCGAGTGGGTGGTGGCGTTCCTGGCCGGCGCCCGGCTCGGCGCCACCGTAGTGCCGCTCGATCCGGGGCTCAGCTTCCACGAGCTGAAGTACCAGCTCAGGCACTCCGAGGCGAAGGCGGTCGTGACCCCCGAGATCTGGGGTGGCACCGACTACCTCGAGCTCTACGAGGAGATGCTTCCGGACCTCCCGGACCTGCGCCACGTGATCACGGTGGGGCCGGAAGATCTCTGGACGGATGACAGATTTTTGCAGTTCGAGGATCTAGCCGCCAAGGGAGCTTCAAACGGCGAGCGAGGGGAGCCCACGCGTCGCTTTAGCGACATCAGCCGAGCCGCGGCTTCAGCCGCGACTTCGGGGCCGGCGGTCGAATCGGCTTCAGCCGCGAGCTCAGACGAGCCACTGGCGCTCCTCTACACCTCCGGCACGATGGGCAAGCCGAAAGGTGTGCTCCTCTCCCACCGGAACCTCGTGGACACGGCGCGGCTGAGCGCCGAGGCGCTGGAACTGGTCGAGGGCGACCGGGTGCTGGGCACGGTGCCCTTCTTCCACGTCTTCGGTGTCTCGACCGTCATCTCGACGATCGCGGCCGGCGGCACCCTGGTGCTGCAGGAGCGGTTCGAGGCGAGGGAAGCGCTGGAACTGCTCGAGCGGGAGCGGATCACCGTCTGCCACGGTGTGCCGACGATGTTCCAGCTCCTGATGCGGGACAGGACGTTTGCGGGCCGCGATCTCTCGGCGCTGCGGACGGGGGTGGTGGCGGGCGCGCCGGTGTCGCCCGACCTGGTGCGGACGATTCGCGCCTGGTGCAATGTGGAGATCGCGTACGGGCTCACGGAGACGGGCCCCACCATCTGCATGACGCGGCCCGGCGACCCGGCCGAGCGTCGCGCGCAGACGGTGGGATGCCCGCTCCCGGGGGTGGAGGTGAAGGTGGTGGATTTGGCGACCGGGAGCCTGCATGGGCCGGAAGCGGTTGGCGAACTTGCGGTGAAGGGCGCCAACGTGATGCTGGGGTATCACCGCATGCCGGGCGAGACGGCACGCGCCCACGGACCGGAGGGGTTTCTCCTCACCGGCGACCTCGTGGTGGTGGACGAGGCGGGCGCCGTGCAGATCGTGGGTCGCCGCAAGGAGATGAT of the Gemmatimonadales bacterium genome contains:
- a CDS encoding HAMP domain-containing sensor histidine kinase, which encodes MSKDPLTASPPAIPDASLGGVDDRLWVALERAASRVTAEWRLLSEDAVSAEEAGAGLAHLLGGMLRIAMNEEPDVEALPRSVLGRRLLAVLRRHFVKEARALEQMPDAGQLLTVFACFERLYTYLESDWSKRFAERMGGAGGLELVVEVAHDFRSPLTSILFLAETLKHGRSGPVTPLQERQLGLIYSAAFGLSGVASDVVELARGGDRLVELEPTPFSLADIFESVRDITEPIAVEKGLEIRLVAPESDLRIGHPVALSAYSSTSSAPTPLKFTDEGVVEVGGRRLEGDALEFWVQDLVGIPPASMVSSMSRPAAASVPASMPFRLRPRPSICRKLIEVMKS
- a CDS encoding sigma-54 dependent transcriptional regulator; the protein is DERTLRESCASVLEMDGFNITVIGRGEEALEAVKRRKFDIMLVDLYMSQVNGMELLRAALQHHRDTIVVVMTGNPSVTSSIEALRAGAWDYLPKPFSATHLQVLIGRASHAVMVTRETHDLRAQLMAQSGMGEKFHMIGVSPSFRKAVDLARKVAGTDASVLISGESGTGKELIAQFIHHHSRRASRQLVPINAAALPEPLLESEMFGHRKGAFTGADRDKPGLLETANGGTLFLDELTEMPMSLQAKLLRVIQDGVVRRVGSEQADAVVDVRFVSAMNRDPEEAVKQGLLREDLYYRLRVVPIKLPPLRKRLEDIPILATHFLTHYWQRHRQAGDRAPRLSEDAMAFLRSRPWKGNVRELQNVIEHVAVLAEPEHLIQPDEIPIYDDATDWPAESAAMPSGVMDEGFHSAKDRIIAHFEREYLTRLVGRAGGNMSKAARLASIDRTTLYRLMDKHSFQRSDLDGSSA
- a CDS encoding AMP-binding protein, whose translation is MPTSHLATLFQERVQAHPDRELVVHGGVRLSYAEVDRQAAGLAASLEELGVGAGDTLAVDLPNWPEWVVAFLAGARLGATVVPLDPGLSFHELKYQLRHSEAKAVVTPEIWGGTDYLELYEEMLPDLPDLRHVITVGPEDLWTDDRFLQFEDLAAKGASNGERGEPTRRFSDISRAAASAATSGPAVESASAASSDEPLALLYTSGTMGKPKGVLLSHRNLVDTARLSAEALELVEGDRVLGTVPFFHVFGVSTVISTIAAGGTLVLQERFEAREALELLERERITVCHGVPTMFQLLMRDRTFAGRDLSALRTGVVAGAPVSPDLVRTIRAWCNVEIAYGLTETGPTICMTRPGDPAERRAQTVGCPLPGVEVKVVDLATGSLHGPEAVGELAVKGANVMLGYHRMPGETARAHGPEGFLLTGDLVVVDEAGAVQIVGRRKEMIIRGGNNVTPREVEDVLRTHPAVDDVCVVGVPNELLGELVCACVVPVEGAILTGDELKEFGRDQLVDYKVPDLVRFFDAFPMTGSGKVKRMELARVVDLELNTT